Proteins encoded in a region of the Flavobacterium sp. MDT1-60 genome:
- a CDS encoding thymidylate synthase, whose translation MFIEENTLDDLMHKVLGALINIPVNNKATKGRNSEIFGALLKLNNPLARLSRSETKGKSFSPLGELLWYLSGSNSLEFIQFYLGDYSQYSDDDLTIHGGYGPRIFNMHGEFNQFQKIIDLLKNKPSTRRAVIQLFDASDLKISYNDIPCTCFLQFAIRDEKLNLFVSMRSNDAFKGLPHDIFCFTMIQEIVARSLDFEIGEYYHSVSSLHLYEDDIEKAKKYINEGLQSSKFQMPPMPKENVFEKIEIIKEYENKIRNEVDFNIDNIEIDPYWYDLIILLKIHSLYKNNKIVEIEKIKEKISSKIYIEYVNKKISDGLAKFAKKEL comes from the coding sequence ATGTTTATTGAAGAAAACACACTGGATGATTTAATGCATAAAGTCTTAGGAGCACTTATAAATATACCTGTCAATAATAAGGCTACAAAGGGTAGAAACAGTGAGATTTTTGGAGCTCTTTTAAAGTTGAATAATCCGCTTGCAAGATTAAGCAGAAGCGAGACCAAAGGTAAGTCTTTTAGCCCTTTGGGAGAATTGTTGTGGTATTTATCCGGATCAAATAGCTTGGAATTTATTCAATTTTACTTGGGAGATTATTCACAGTATTCAGACGATGATTTAACTATTCATGGTGGTTATGGTCCTAGAATTTTTAATATGCATGGAGAATTTAATCAATTCCAAAAAATTATAGATTTACTAAAAAACAAGCCAAGTACTAGAAGAGCAGTGATTCAACTTTTTGATGCATCTGATTTAAAAATATCTTATAATGATATTCCTTGCACTTGTTTTTTGCAATTTGCTATTCGGGATGAAAAATTGAATTTATTTGTATCAATGAGATCTAATGATGCATTTAAAGGTCTACCACATGACATTTTTTGTTTCACTATGATTCAAGAAATTGTTGCTAGGAGTTTAGATTTTGAAATTGGAGAATATTATCATTCTGTATCAAGTTTACATCTTTATGAAGATGATATTGAAAAGGCAAAAAAGTATATTAATGAAGGATTACAATCTTCAAAATTTCAGATGCCTCCTATGCCAAAAGAAAATGTATTTGAAAAAATAGAAATAATAAAGGAATATGAGAATAAAATTAGAAATGAAGTAGATTTTAATATTGATAATATCGAAATTGACCCTTATTGGTATGATCTTATAATCCTTTTAAAGATACATTCTTTATATAAAAACAATAAAATTGTTGAAATTGAAAAAATAAAAGAAAAAATAAGTTCTAAAATTTATATTGAGTATGTAAATAAGAAAATCTCAGATGGCTTAGCTAAATTTGCAAAAAAAGAATTATGA
- a CDS encoding AAA family ATPase, producing the protein MKIKVVNWCSHKIQERVDKPEFVLERDSWNDFNYHTYYYLHTRLIDKNDNYTLIGGVRILKKGQKPHESYLINEGIIENPLDDFCSLGGSLDYYERMSQLEDNSKEKILDFLNDIIKKPEIIPFFSEEQGFTSSLMRDITFEDDLFHLAPIILTGKYDNLPSKWELDFSFISKEMKERIVFDFSSKEYLINGQKESLPNRICVIIGRNGSGKSTLLSKIARLVFSSAQDRIYIKEMGTIEPLGLGFPRIINLSYSAFDSFQVPGITFVEKKQICEDINNNKGRYIYCGVRDISKEVEEELKILKSSENGRINLEDILNDKYEFNFLKSLSTIESEFLFAWNKILETYEKTKLLNEALELLSQEASLNFLSDIKIEEIRGGSEESFFKNLSTGHKFVIHSIFKLIYHIQKRSLILFDEPESHLHPPLLAVLMKVLRHILDEQSSFMIITTHSPVAIQETLQKHVIVIRREGNSITTFHPENQTFGESIGSLTSDIFGLSSDYKDYHEELDKIVDSYKGDINNFENYISYLFDSNISSQAYAYMHSKFHNKTN; encoded by the coding sequence ATGAAAATTAAGGTAGTAAATTGGTGTTCACATAAAATTCAAGAAAGAGTAGATAAACCAGAATTTGTCTTGGAAAGAGATTCGTGGAATGATTTTAATTATCATACATATTATTATTTACATACAAGGCTAATCGACAAAAATGATAATTACACATTAATAGGTGGCGTAAGAATCTTAAAAAAAGGACAAAAACCCCATGAGAGTTATTTAATTAATGAAGGAATAATTGAAAATCCATTAGATGATTTCTGTTCCTTGGGTGGGTCTTTAGATTATTACGAAAGAATGTCTCAATTGGAAGACAACTCAAAAGAAAAAATTCTTGACTTTCTAAATGATATAATAAAAAAACCTGAAATAATTCCTTTTTTTTCTGAGGAGCAGGGGTTCACCTCATCTTTAATGCGAGATATTACATTTGAAGATGATTTATTCCATTTAGCACCAATAATTTTGACAGGAAAATATGATAATTTACCCAGCAAATGGGAATTAGATTTCTCTTTTATCAGCAAAGAAATGAAAGAACGAATAGTTTTCGATTTTTCTTCAAAAGAATACCTTATAAATGGACAAAAAGAATCTTTGCCAAATAGAATATGTGTAATTATTGGGAGAAATGGTTCTGGGAAAAGCACTCTTCTTTCAAAGATAGCTAGATTGGTTTTTAGTTCAGCTCAAGATCGAATATACATTAAGGAAATGGGAACAATAGAACCTCTAGGCTTAGGTTTCCCAAGAATAATAAACTTATCATACAGTGCATTTGATTCTTTTCAAGTTCCAGGTATAACTTTTGTTGAAAAAAAACAAATATGTGAAGATATAAACAATAATAAAGGAAGATACATTTATTGCGGTGTAAGGGACATAAGCAAAGAAGTTGAAGAAGAACTTAAAATTCTAAAATCTAGTGAAAATGGTAGAATTAATTTAGAAGATATCTTAAATGACAAATACGAATTTAATTTTCTTAAATCCCTATCTACTATTGAAAGTGAGTTTTTATTTGCATGGAATAAAATTTTAGAGACTTATGAAAAGACAAAATTACTTAATGAGGCATTAGAATTATTATCTCAAGAAGCTTCTCTGAATTTTTTAAGTGATATTAAAATTGAAGAAATAAGAGGTGGTTCGGAAGAATCCTTCTTCAAAAATTTAAGTACAGGACATAAATTTGTAATTCACTCAATTTTCAAGCTGATATATCATATTCAAAAGAGAAGTTTAATTTTATTTGACGAACCAGAATCTCATTTACATCCTCCTTTATTAGCCGTATTAATGAAGGTTTTAAGGCATATTTTAGACGAACAAAGTTCTTTTATGATTATAACTACTCATTCTCCTGTTGCCATTCAAGAAACATTGCAGAAACATGTTATTGTAATTAGAAGAGAGGGAAATTCTATCACTACCTTTCATCCTGAAAACCAAACTTTTGGAGAGAGTATTGGTTCTCTCACTTCAGATATTTTTGGTTTATCATCAGACTATAAAGACTATCATGAAGAATTGGACAAAATAGTTGATTCTTACAAAGGAGATATTAATAACTTTGAAAATTACATTTCATATCTCTTTGATTCAAATATTAGTTCACAAGCATACGCTTATATGCATTCGAAGTTTCACAATAAAACTAATTAG
- a CDS encoding JAB domain-containing protein produces MEVAEIKVSYSNTNLERIKVTNSQILYNLVLKQWDLDLIEFQEEVKIVLLNRANIVLGFYEMSKGGTSGTVVDIKIILGIALKCNASSIVIAHNHPSGGLEPSEPDKSITKKLKEACRILDLNLLDHLIITGHGYYSFIDNLLL; encoded by the coding sequence ATGGAAGTAGCAGAAATAAAAGTTTCCTATTCAAATACAAACCTTGAAAGGATAAAAGTAACAAATAGCCAAATTTTGTATAATCTGGTTTTGAAGCAGTGGGATTTAGATCTAATAGAATTCCAAGAAGAAGTAAAAATTGTACTTCTTAATAGAGCTAACATTGTCTTAGGATTTTATGAAATGTCCAAAGGCGGAACTTCAGGAACTGTTGTAGATATTAAAATAATTCTTGGTATAGCGTTAAAATGTAATGCCTCGAGTATTGTAATAGCTCATAATCATCCAAGTGGGGGTTTAGAACCCAGTGAACCTGATAAGTCAATTACAAAAAAACTTAAAGAAGCCTGTAGAATATTAGATTTAAATCTCCTAGACCATTTAATTATCACAGGACATGGATATTATAGT